From the genome of Halobacteriovorax marinus SJ:
TCACTATATTCGAAATTAAATAACTTAATAAAATAGACTGTCTTTAGTGCGTGACCGAAGGCTTGTGTAAATGCTTTTGTGGAGACAATAGAGAACCTTCCAATAGAGCTTGATAGATAAAATAAGTCTAGAACACTTCCAGAAACACCAGCTACCACTTGAGTAGCACTTACAAAAATTCCACATAGAAAAGATCTACCTTTTTTCTCGATATCAAAAAATGATGACGTTCTCTTCATTATTCCAAGTAATGGCATCAGACCAAGAAGGATAAAGATCACTTTCTTATTGGGTTGAAGTTGGAGTAGTTCAAAGACTCCATAAGAGATGATTGCTCCAAGGGCATAGGGAAGTATGATAGAGAAGTTTAAATGTTCTCTATTGATATAGGCCCTAAAGCCATTGGAACTAAATTGAGTAAGTCCGTGAAGAATGAGCGCAATTGGTAACGGAAAGACAAGTAAGAATATGGCCAGGAGAATTGCTCCACCGGCCATCCCAAGGGCACCTGAAAGAGTGCTCGTTAAAAGTATATAAATAAAAGCAGCTATTAAACTCATAAAATCTCCTATTTGTATTATCGTTATAATTGATAGATAATTAAATAGAATAGATGGAATAGAATCTATTCGCGGGAGGAATATGTTAGATGAGTTAGAAACACTTAGTGCTTTGGCTAAACATAAAACGATGGGCAGAGCTGCGACTTCTCTTCGAATTACTCAATCTAGTGTGAGTAAGAGAATTCAGTCTCTAGAACAAATTTCTCATAAAGAATTAATTGTTAAGAATGGTCGATTTGTAGAGCTTACACCGGCCGCATTTGAGCTTTTAGATAAGGCACTGCCTCTTCTTTCTGAGTTGAAGGAAACTGTCCAAGGTGAAGAAGGTTTACATACTCTTAGAATCTCAATTGGATTTTCAGAGTCGATACTTTCTTCTTGGGGGGCACATTTAATAAGTAAGCTCTCTCGAAAATTTCCTGAGAATATATTTGAACCTCATGCTCATAGAACACCTGTGATTGTCGATAAGGTTGTATCCGGAGACTACAATATTGCTATTGTTGGAGGGGAGCCAAAGAATTTTCCAGGGCTTTATTTTGAGAGGATTGGAGAAGAGGAGATGGTTGTTGTTGGAGAGACAGGCGATCTCTTCTGTGCTGAGGTTACAAGTGGCACATGGGCTTCAATTGCAAACGAAACCGCTAAACAAGGTTTGAGAATAGATGAGAGAAGTGAATTTCTCTCTCCCATAGCTAAGATGGCCAAACATGGATTTTGTAGAGGATTAGTTCCATTTGCTGTTGCAAAGAATGCAGGTTTCTCTAAAAGAGAAATGATTTCTACTGGAATCAAACGACCTATATATGCAGTGGGAAGAAAAAGAGCATTTCTAAGAAGTGATATTCTCAAGATTTTAGAATACACAAGCCAGTTTTTAGAGAAGATTTAAGCTAGGAATAGAGAATGAAGAAAAGATTATTACAAAAGCCTGTCTTTCACTTTAGTGGTATTGGAGTAGAGAAAAAAGTTGGATGGCTGGAGCTTTTTTACGATCTAATGTATGTGGCATCGTTTATTCAGCTTGGGAATATTTTTTCTAGGGATATTTCATTATATGGATTTATTAAGATAAGTTTAATTTTTATAACTTTCTGGGTTTCTTGGTCTGGATTTTCTCTTTTTTCAAACCGCTACACTATAGATGATTTTCTACATAGAGTATTAGTCTTCCTTCATATGTTTACTGTTGCTTCTTTAACAGTGTTAGCACCTCGGGTCTTTAATGGTGATTATTCTTATTTTACAATTATTTTTGGTATATCACAGCTACTAGTGGCCTTGCTCTATTTAAGGGCCTCTATTCAAACAGAATTTGGTTCAAAGTATACTAAGTTTTGGTTTGGAGCATTCTCCCTTTCTGGTTTTACATGGTTGAGTGCACCTTTTTTTCCAAATAACTTAACCCCTCTTGTTTGGGCAGTAGGGGTTGCGATTATTCTCATAACGCCAATTCTTAATAAAGCTCGTAATTTATTTAATGAATTCCCATTTGACTATGAGCATTTGTCAGAACGCTATAGCCTTTTAACTATTATAGTAATTGGTGAATCTTTTGTGAAAGTTCTAACAGAGTTAGTTGAAAGAGACTCAGGTATGAATTTAGTTATACAAGCTTGTTTCTCTCTTCTCATAGCATGTTCAATTTGGTGGATTTACTTTGATGATGTTGCCGAGTCGAAGTTAAAGAAAAGTCTTTTAGCTTTTCCTGTGTGGCTTGTTTCCCATTTACCATTGCAAATGGGAATTGTTCTTATGGGTGTTGGAATAAAGAAAGTTGTTAGCTCCAACATGGCCCATTCTCTTCAGTTAAATGATGCTTATCTCTTAAGTTTTTCAATTGCCCTTATATTGGCATTTGTTGGTTTGATTGATCTTGTTACCGTTGGTAAAAGTGGTGAAGAGAATTCTTTTATTAGAGTACAATTGAGATTTTTTATTTCTTTTATTTGTGTGTTACTTGGTATTTTCTCTCAGTCTATGAGTGCTCTTTTATTTGTATCAAGTATTCTAACATTAGGGCTTATTCAAATTATTATTAATATTATTCTAGATCTAAGAGCTAAAGCTGCACAATAGTATTGGAGTACTATTTTTTTCTTAAGTATTTTAGGAAAAATAGTGCTCTCTTATGTTTTTTTGAAAAGTATCTCTGAGATTGGTAGATACCATTGTGTCCTGAAAAGTAGAAACTACTATAACAAGCAATAAAGGCGTACGGAGCAATTTGTATACCAAATGTTTCGATGGCCATAATAATACATGCAATCGGTGCGTTGGATGCTCCTGCAAAAACGGCTACAAAGCCAAGAGCTGCAACAAGTTCAAAAGGGATTGGGCCAAAACCTCCTAGAAAGCTTCCTAGAGTTGCTCCAATAAAAACTAGAGGCGTGAATTCTCCTCCTTTAAATCCAAAAGAGAGAGTAAGGGCAGTAAATATCAATTTTAAAAGAGGTACACTCCAATGCATTGGTTGAACTAGTGATGTTTGAATTGTCTCTAAGCCAAGTCCTGCGTAGAGAAAAGAGCCTTCAATGTTATAAAGGACAATAATAAGCAGTCCTCCTAGAAACGGTCTTAGTGGAGGATATTGAATAAATCTCTTTATAGCTTTAGTTAAAAGGTGAGTAGTTTTAGAGAATAGATTTGCACTGACTCCAAATGCAATTCCAAAGAGAATTAGATAAATTAAGTACTGGAAATGGAAGGTTGGTATTTCAACAGATGGATAAAGTGTGTGGGGAACTTTGAGTAGGTGAGTTGTCTGATAGCCTATGAAAGAAGCAATTAAGCATTGGAAGAAAGCGTAGAGTCTTAACTTTCCAACAGTGATAATTTCCATTCCAAAAATTACACCTGCCCAAGGAGCTGAGACGGCAGCGCCAAGTCCTGCTCCCGAGCCCGCAATTAATAATACTCTTCTTTCATATTTAGAGAGCTTGAAGAAGTGTGAGATTCGATCAGAGAGAGCGCCACTCATTTGTACTGCTGTTCCTTCTCGCCCAGCTGATCCTCCAAATAAGTGAGTCAATATTGTTCCAAAGAGTACAAAGGGAACCATTCGCAGAGGCAGGACTTTCTTTGGAGAGTGAATTTCATCAAGGATTAAATTATTCCCTTTCTCTGCCTCACCAGCGAATTTATAATAGATTAGACCAATAAAGAATCCTGCTATTGGAAGAAAATAGATTAGCTCATGATGATCTTTTCTATAAGCAGTTGCAAGAGATAATAAAGTTAAGAATAGTGCTGAACTTAAACCCGCCATTAATCCTGATAGAGTACTTAAGAATACCCATCTTGAAACTTTATATAAATTAAACTTATTAAACATTCTCTTAGCCTTTTTTCTATTATAAGGGCTAAAATAATAATTCGTCATTTATTGAATAGGATTATTATTAAAAGTATGAAAAGAATTTTGATTATAGGAATTAGTTGTAGTGGTAAAACTACTGTAGGGATGAAGCTCTCTAAAAAATTAAATATTCCTTTCCATGATTTGGACGATCTCTACTGGAATCCCGGGTGGATAGAGACTGATAAAGAAAAATTTAAAAATAGTGTGACATCTTTATGTAAAGAAGAGTCATGGATAATTGTAGGCAATTATAATTCAGTACAGAGTTTAGTCTTAGAGGAATGTGATACTGTTATTTGGCTTAACCTTTCAAGGGCGAGGGTGTGGTATCAGGCAATAGTGAGGTCAATGAGAAGAATTCTCTTTAGTGAAAGGTGTTGTAATGGAAATATTGAAAGCTTTCAAAGAACATTTCTTACTAAGGATTCAATCCTACTTTGGGTTTTAAAAGACTATAAACGCAAATATATTAAATACTCTAATATGAGGGATGATGGGGAGTTTTCTAAGAAAGAGTATATTGAGCTTAGAAATACAACTCAAATCAATAATCTACTAATCAAAGAATAAAGTATTTCTCGAAGCTGTAGTAAAATACTCGGGCAAATCTTTTAAATTAAATTTCTTTTGTATATTTCCGTTAAGTAAGTAATTCATTTGGAGGTTTCATGAAGTATTTATTTTCAATATTTGTTCTACTTTTAGTGAGCTGCAGTTTCTCATTTAAGAATAGAGAATTAGATTGGGAAGAGATTGCTAGAATGAATGGACATCACTACGATGATGATACTCACCATGAAATTAGAACTAGTTCGAGATGGCCATCGGCAACTAAAGAATCTAAAGAAATTGATAAGTGCTTAGATCAAACAGATGAAGAGTTAGAGAATCTAGATGAAATGATTTTGAGATTTGATGGAAAAATAAATTCTCCAGATGATTATGAGCACTCCATGGCAGGGCTTCAGAGATTTATTGAAGATAGTGGTTTGACAAGATATTTCAGTGCAAAAGAGATGGTTTCTCCAAATAACTCTGCTGTGGCGAAGGGCTGTGGATATGAAAAATTACTTCCAAGTCGCTGTCGTTGGAAGTCAGCTGTGGCCCAAGGACTTTTAGCTGTTGAGCTGAGATCTGAAATAAATAGAGGAAAGAAAACTTCTTCGGGTATTAAGATTAGAAATTGGTGGAGACCGTCTTGCTATAACTCAAAAGTCGGAGGAGCGAAGTCTAGTGATCATATGCAAGCGCGTGGTTTTGATTTAGATTTTAATACACCAAAGCAAAGGGCCGTAGCTCAAGCCTATCTCTGTAAGATGTATAAAGAAGGCAAGCCATTGAGTCTGCAGGTCGGAATCGGCTGTCAAACACTTCATATTGGAGTGGGTTCACCAAAGAGGCTTTCAAATTACCCAAAAGATGGTTCAAGGTTCTGGAAATATGGCTCATTAAGCAGGTGTTCGATTAAGAGAATTAGTGAGGATGACTGTTGGAAGCAGGGGCGAGATGGAAAGCTCTATATTCACACTGAAGATGGTGGTTCAGGCGTCCTCTAAACGGATATTTTTTACAACTCTATTTTAAAACTCCCTATAAATTAGTATTTCTTACTTATATTTATAGGGGGAGTCATGAATTCAATACATGGAGCAGTAGCTGCTTTACTCATTATCTTAGCGCCAATTTCAACTATCGCATCAGGCAAGAAATCGACTAGCTGGGTAATTTCTAATCCAGAATGGACTCCAAGTTTTGAAAAGCAGTACTCTGAATTTATAGCTGGAATTGGTAAAGCTAAAAAGAGTGGAGACTGTTCAACAACAGATCAGTGTCTACGCAGTAGAGTGGCCAATCCTCGCTTTTACAATCTTAATCCTTCAAATTTAAAATCTATTTTTGCAGACTGTGCAGATTTACCTTATGTGCTAAGGGCCTACTTTAGTTGGATGAACGGTTTGCCGTTTTCATTTCCTAATGCCTTATTGCCAGCGAAATGGTTCTCTGAAGAGAATCAATTAATATTAGCTGAAATCCAAGAGCTTCAAAGAGAGTTGGCCGATGCTGGCTTCTTTAGACGAAGAATAATTAATTCTAAAATTAAGAAACTAAGAAGACAGCTAAACGGTGGTAGCCGAAAAGTTCCTGACCTTCGCTATAATGCAGATGGAAACGTTATCAAATCTAAGAGAATGATAAAGAATGGGGATGATATTAACGAAGTTTTAACAAGTGTTGTGGGAAGTATTTCAACAGCGTCTTTTAGAACTAATGCATCTGCAAATGGTGAAGGGGAAAAGTTTAGAGATACTTATCCTGTTAAAGTCGATCGCGATGCAATAGTACCTGGAACTATTCTCTATGATCCAAATGGCCATATTGCTGTCGTTTACGAAGTTACAAAGAATGGCAAAATTCACCTTATTGATGCACATCCTGATAATTCTCTTACAGCGATTACTTACGGAGAAAAATTTTCTAGAACTTCAGTGAAGATTGGTGGAGGCTTCTCTAACTGGCGACCTTTCACTTACCAAGATTCAAAGGTAAGATTTAAAAAGAATGAAGAGCTAGATAACTATAGCCTAGAGCAGTTTCAAAAGAGTCAGGACTTTTCTTTTGAAGGTCGTCAAATGAGCTTCTATGAGTTTGTTAGAAATAGACTCTCTCTAGGAAATCTCGTTTACAACCCTGTGCTTGAGTTAAGAGAGTTACTTGGAGAGCTCTGCTATGATTTTAGAGAGAGAAAGCTCTCTGTTGATAAGGCCCTTGATAGTCGAATCAACTTAAAAGATCATCCTGAAAAGCTTCCTGAGAATATCTATGGAACTGATGGAGAATGGGAAACATATTCAACACCATCTAGAGATGCGAGGTTAAAGGCCTCTATTAGAGAGGGGAGAGACTTAGTTAAAAAGATGCTACGTTTGAATTCTGAAGGAAGTTCTTCAGTGGAGTATAGTGGGAGTAATTTAAAGTCCGATCTTCTTTCTGTGTATGAAGAGGAAGTGGCGAAGTGTCGTATTCCATTAACATTATCCGATAACTCAAACCTTGTTTTAGATCTTGATCAAATGCTTGGCAAAATCTATAAGCTTTCTTTCGATCCATATCACTGTGTAGAACTTAGATGGGGTATAGAGGATGAGAGTAGTGCCTATAGATGCCAAGATTCTGAGGAGAAGTTGGAGTGGTACCTTCAAGAGCAAGGACTTAGAAATACAATTGATAGGGATTATTCTCTAAAGATGGACTTTGGTCTTGGTGAGTTAGAAAATGCTGAAATTTCAGATGTTTACCAAGAAGATATCTCAATCTTAGGGGTACTTAGAACAGAGTAAAATCTTTACTTTGGTCTCAATATAATTTATCGTATGGTATGCGAAAAATTATAGTGCTTTCTATTCTATTTATGTTAAATCAATCTTTGGCAACTGAGCTGAAGATTGCTGTGTCAGACACTAATCTTGGCGGTGTTAATCAATCGCATTTGAAGTCTATTCTCTCTTGTACAACGGGAATTTTGGAAGAAAATATCACAATAAAATCTTTCCCAAGTCTAAGGGGAAGGCAAGAATTTCTAAATCGAACTGTCGATGGTTACTATCCAGTAGTCTTTACTTCTGAACTTAAAAATAATGGGCTCTTTCCTCTATATATAGATGAAGTACTAATGATAAAGCTCAAAGATATTCCCGACAAAAATATAAGTCTTGGCCTAGTGAAAGGAGACCACTCTCAATACTTGAAGAAGTTTAAGGATTATACTCTTTCATTTTCTGTTCTTAATTCAAAGACTCTATTTAGAGGGCTAGTGGAAAAAAGAGCGGAGGCCATCATTGTTAAAAGATCTGAAATACCAAATGATTTTTTATTGGATAACTTTGATCTGAAATCTCTAGAGTACGTAGAGTCCGGAATAGAACTCAACACAAGCTTCTATAAGAAAGCTGCTATGGGAAAAATTGAAGTTCGTAAGCGCTATAGTGAATGCTTGGAAAAAGTGAACTTTCTACTTGATCACGATAGAAGAGAGTCCATTGTAAATAAGATCAGAAAAGATATTGAACATATTCAGTCCATTTTTACTATTGAGAGAAAGAACGTAAGTAATATCGCTAAGAAAGAGAAGATGTGGAAAGATGGTTCGAGGGGTTTAGACTTCATCCAGAAAATTCTAAAAAGTGAAGAGAGTATAAAGCTTAAAGAAGTTCTTTCTGGATATAACTTTGTTTCTGAAGCCTTTATCTTTAATCATCAAGGTGCAACTCTAGGTGAAACGATTAAATCTAGCGACTTTGATCAATCTGATGAGCGCAAATATAGTTTAGTAAAAAGCCAGAAAGAATTTAATGAAAATAATATCACTGACCTCTACTATGATGCCTCTTCAGGTGTCTTTCAAATTGGTATTATGATTCGTCTGCAAGATAGAAAAGGAGACTTTTCTGGGGGTATTTATATTGGGGCCAATATTAATAAGATATTGACCCATTATAAAATTAATTAGCGTCTTTACACGACCAGTTTACTGAATGTACTTCGTGTGAAGGGATTCTTGCAAATGCCCAAAAATTTCCATCTGTAGCATTTCTTACTCGGTCAACTCTGATTCTAAAGTTTCCAGTGGTAAATTCTTGAACTCTATCTTGGTACTTTGAGATAAGATTCACTTTCTTGTAGTAGTGAACTGGTCTTCCGTCTTTAAGTGAATTGACTCTTATCTCGTAGAAAACATTCTTACTGCCTAATTTGGACTGGTAGATAATGGCATCGTCCACATTCGCATCGTCTGCTAGGTCTACGCAGCGATATAGCTCTGTTCTCTTAGGAGTTAAGCCAGCATGTGCACTCAAGCTTAAAAGTGTTATTAGACTACTTACAATTAAAGTTTTGATAGGACGCTCCTTTTTTCTTTAATTATACCAGCTTTCCCTATCTCTTTAGGGCAATGAAAAATATGCTCTAATGCAGCTTGTCTTTTACTTAAATTGTTGTTTGCATTTATAAATAAGAACTTTAAAATGGTGAAAAGCTATATATGGAGTTCAAATTGAATTATTTGCTTAAAGTCACTCTAGTACTCGTACTTTCTCTCAATATTCATGCAACTAATAAATGTATAAAAAGTGAAGTCCTGTCTCTTAACGATACGGTTGTAGGAAATATAGAGCACAGAATTGTTGGAATTAAAAATGTTCTCAGTGGTAAAGGGGGAGATAGCTCTCTAATCTGGAATGTCTTTGGAAATGACTTCGACTTTAATAGGTCTGATGAATATATATCTAAACTAGAGACAATAAACTCAAAGTCTAGGGGAATATCTGAGGAGTATGAGTATCTATCAAATTGCTTAAAGGAATTAAAGTTAACTAAGAGAATGGCCCAGCTTGAAAAACTCTCTATAGAATATAATAACTTTAAAGTACAACTCTTTAAAAAGAATAAGGCCCTTAATAATTCAATAAAGCTAAATATTGATTCAAATAGCTCTATTCCTTCATTGGCCAAAGAGATCGATGAAGAGTTTATTGTTCTGGAGAAGAGTAAGAGAGATATAGAAAAGGAGTTGGCACAAAATGAGTCAAAAACCTTAATAGATTCTAACTCAAAAGAAGTCGTATTCTATCAAAACTCTCTGCTTAAATTTAAGTTAGATTTAATTAAGACGAGGATACTCTTTAATAGAAACCTACAACAGAAAATTGAATACTTTAATTTGAAAAGTTTAAAGCTATCAAATCTTTCTTCAAATTATGAAGAAAGAGATACTGAAACTATTGAGGCACAATTTGTTGAAGTTGAAAAGATTTGGAAAGAGGTCACTAAGCAAAACTTCTATGATTTAATTAAAGGATCTTTATTCTTTGATATTCCAAGAGTACCAGGGGTTTTTACTTCAAAAAGAAATGTTGAAAGTGAGATTAGAGCGACCTTAGAGACCGAGAGAAGTAAAGTTAGTACTTTTAGAAAGGAGTCTATCTCTGATCTAACTAAGAAGAAAGAAGAAGAACTAAAGCTATTAAATAATTTATTAATTCAAATAAACTCCCTTCGAAGTAATTATTATAATAAGTTAAGTTTTAGCTTTTTATCTGGTCGATTTTTTACTTCATCTTACTTAAGTTCTTTAAAGAATGAAATATATGCATCTCCTTATCGTTTACTGAACTATGTTTATTCTAAGTATCTCTTCGTGAATGAAAAACTCTCTTTAGGGAGGGATGGAATAACGGATTTAAGTTTATTGCTCTTTAAATATATGATGATCATCTTAGGTGTCTTTAGCTTTAAATTGGTTCTTCATAAAATTTATGATTTCTTAGAGAAAAAGAATAGAGGACTTGTTTCAAAGAGAAAGCGCTCGGAGTTCTTTAGCTACTTAACGACAATTTGGAATAAGCATAGTGATAACTTCTACAGTATTTCATGGCTATTTTTGTTATTTGTACTATCTCATTTTGAACTATTAAATAATATATCAATTATATTGAATATCTTTATAATTCTAATTGTTGCCAAGATCATAAGGTCCCTTGTCATTCTCTTCCTTAGTACAGTTTCATCAATAGACTCTAGAAATTATAGAAGCTTTAAATTGAAGGCCGAGGGAACAGCTGGACGATTCGCAAATATTTACCTTGTATATTCCTTAATCATGGTTCTTTTAAATCTTACAGTTGGTAAGGTTTATATTTATTCAATCGTAAAGTTTGTTGCAATCATCTACTCACTATATCAAGTCATCGAAACATCTTCTGTATGGTCAAAGGAATTTAGTACTTATACGGAAAAGAAGTTTTCTGGAGTCATTGTAGATAAGATTGAGCGCTTTTATAAATTCTTACCATCGAAGATTCAGGGGATCTTTAGTTTTCTCTTTATCTCCATTTTAACAATCGTGAATATTTTTATAAGAATGACGGAAGACTTCGCAATTTCTAAGAAGATTTCTGCAAATCTATTTAGAAAGCAAGTGGAGAGTGTAGAAGTTGAAGAGGGAGCGAGTGAGCAGATTCCTAATGAATATAAGGAGAAGTTTACTTTTAACTCTCTCGATGTAGAAGAGCACTATGTAAATCACACATCTGAAATTGAAGAGTCAATCTGTAATGAGATTGTAGAGTGGATAGATGAGAAGTCCGAGGAGCACTCTGTCGTTGTCTATGGAGACAAGGGAATAGGGAAGACGACGCTTCTTAAAAAAGTTATTAGGGATATGGAGGGGAGATATACTGACGAGTTAAGTTGTGTGTACACCAAAGTTCCTGCTAAAACCATTGATAGAGAGAAGGCCCATACTTTTATCGTTAACGCTCTCGGATTGGAGGAGAATGGCTCCTTTGATCTCTATAAGCTAGATAAGATGCTAGAGAAGAAAACAGTTCTTGTTATAGATGAAGCTCAGAACTTATTTCTATCCCATACGAAGGGTTTCTCTGCCTATAATGGACTTCTTAATATGATTAATCTGAGTACTGAGAATATCTTTTGGGTCCTATCATTTAATAAGTATAGTTGGCTCTATTTAGATCGAGCATTTGGTCGCAGCCAGTTCTTTAGAAATATTTTTCCTCTTAAGGGATGGGATGATACAGCTATAAAAGAACTTATTTTTAAAAGGCATCACAGTTCAGAGTACAAACTCTCATATGATCTTTTAATTAATGCAACGAGATCTCAAGATGAGATGGATCGCTACACAACAGTAGAGTCGAAGTTCTTTAAGCTACTGTGGGAGCTCTCAAGAGGAAATCCTAGGGCAGCTCTCTATCTCTGGTTAACATCACTTTCTAGAAGAAATAGTAAGACATTTAATGTGCATATACCTAAGGATGCTGACTTAGATAGTTTGGACAAATTAGCTGACGATATATTCTTTGTGATTGCCTCTGTTTTAAAACATGAAAATCTTTCTCCCAATGAAATAGAGAGTACTACAAACTTACCGAAGGGAATTGTTAGAAACGCAATCAAGGTTGGACAAGAGAGAAACTTCTTTTTTAAAGATAAACATGGAAGATATATGATTGAGATATCTTCCCAATACGGACTTATTAAGTACTTAAAGTCGAAGAATTTTATATATGGATACTAATATTGGAAATTTGATTTTTACCTTCTTTAAAGTAGATAAGATCTTCTTATTCATTTTTTTGATCGTTCTCATTGTAGTCTTTATCAGAGTTGTAAATCTCTGGTCTGAAAAGTTTCAAGAAAAACTATCTGGAAAGAGACTTCTTATCTTACAAGTGACAACAGTCTTTTCTTTTGCAACTTATCTCTTAGGAACTTTAGGGGCATTTTATTTTGTTTTCAGACCTTCTAAAGAATTACTTCTAACTGTTGGTGGATCTGCTGCTGTTGCTTTTGGTTTCGCTCTAAAGGACTTAGTTGGTTCTGTAATCGCTGGCTTTATTCTTCTCTTTGATCGTCCGTTTCAAGTTGGAGACAGAGTGAGCTATGGCGATAGTTATGGAGAAATTAAGAGCATTGGTCTTAGGTCAGTGAAGTTACAAACACTCAATGATGATACAGTAACCATTCCAAATTCTAAGTTTCTCACAGATACTGTCGCTAGTGGAAATAGTGGGGCTTTAGATATGATGATTGTAACGACTTTCTATGTCTCTATTCATGAAGATCTTGAGCGAGTAAAGAAGCTTCTCCATGAAGTTGTTATAACGAGTCGATTCGTTTTCTTAGAAAAACCTGTAACAATTATTTTTGAAGAAGTTCCACTGTCAAATGACTTTGTCGTAAAAGTAAATGTAAAGGCCTATGTTTTAGATGTTAAATTTGAAAAATTATTTCTAACTGATATCACGATTAGAGGGAATAAAATCCTTAAAGAGAATCATATTCTTAGACCTGGCTCTACTCATATTAATGAAGTAAAAACCACATAAGTGTGGCAAAAAATGAAAATATATTCATAATATCCCTTACCATAAGGCAACCTTAAGTCAGCCTCAATGGATCCTCATGATGGTTTCTCTCCATGATTTAAGAAGGTTGCACACTCTATATTAAGAGTTATTTAATTTAGTTAATTTTCTTAATTTTTTAACCTCAGATTCTTAATTATTCCCCTTAGTATATCCGAAGATTTATTGAGATCAATTCTGATAATTTTATTTAGGAGTTAAAAATGAGTGCTGCCCTCAAAAGCGTTGATGAATATAAGAGTAATTTAAGTGGAGATTTAGTTTCTGCCTTTGACGCTGTAAATA
Proteins encoded in this window:
- a CDS encoding PDC sensor domain-containing protein; this translates as MLNQSLATELKIAVSDTNLGGVNQSHLKSILSCTTGILEENITIKSFPSLRGRQEFLNRTVDGYYPVVFTSELKNNGLFPLYIDEVLMIKLKDIPDKNISLGLVKGDHSQYLKKFKDYTLSFSVLNSKTLFRGLVEKRAEAIIVKRSEIPNDFLLDNFDLKSLEYVESGIELNTSFYKKAAMGKIEVRKRYSECLEKVNFLLDHDRRESIVNKIRKDIEHIQSIFTIERKNVSNIAKKEKMWKDGSRGLDFIQKILKSEESIKLKEVLSGYNFVSEAFIFNHQGATLGETIKSSDFDQSDERKYSLVKSQKEFNENNITDLYYDASSGVFQIGIMIRLQDRKGDFSGGIYIGANINKILTHYKIN
- a CDS encoding AAA family ATPase — its product is MNYLLKVTLVLVLSLNIHATNKCIKSEVLSLNDTVVGNIEHRIVGIKNVLSGKGGDSSLIWNVFGNDFDFNRSDEYISKLETINSKSRGISEEYEYLSNCLKELKLTKRMAQLEKLSIEYNNFKVQLFKKNKALNNSIKLNIDSNSSIPSLAKEIDEEFIVLEKSKRDIEKELAQNESKTLIDSNSKEVVFYQNSLLKFKLDLIKTRILFNRNLQQKIEYFNLKSLKLSNLSSNYEERDTETIEAQFVEVEKIWKEVTKQNFYDLIKGSLFFDIPRVPGVFTSKRNVESEIRATLETERSKVSTFRKESISDLTKKKEEELKLLNNLLIQINSLRSNYYNKLSFSFLSGRFFTSSYLSSLKNEIYASPYRLLNYVYSKYLFVNEKLSLGRDGITDLSLLLFKYMMIILGVFSFKLVLHKIYDFLEKKNRGLVSKRKRSEFFSYLTTIWNKHSDNFYSISWLFLLFVLSHFELLNNISIILNIFIILIVAKIIRSLVILFLSTVSSIDSRNYRSFKLKAEGTAGRFANIYLVYSLIMVLLNLTVGKVYIYSIVKFVAIIYSLYQVIETSSVWSKEFSTYTEKKFSGVIVDKIERFYKFLPSKIQGIFSFLFISILTIVNIFIRMTEDFAISKKISANLFRKQVESVEVEEGASEQIPNEYKEKFTFNSLDVEEHYVNHTSEIEESICNEIVEWIDEKSEEHSVVVYGDKGIGKTTLLKKVIRDMEGRYTDELSCVYTKVPAKTIDREKAHTFIVNALGLEENGSFDLYKLDKMLEKKTVLVIDEAQNLFLSHTKGFSAYNGLLNMINLSTENIFWVLSFNKYSWLYLDRAFGRSQFFRNIFPLKGWDDTAIKELIFKRHHSSEYKLSYDLLINATRSQDEMDRYTTVESKFFKLLWELSRGNPRAALYLWLTSLSRRNSKTFNVHIPKDADLDSLDKLADDIFFVIASVLKHENLSPNEIESTTNLPKGIVRNAIKVGQERNFFFKDKHGRYMIEISSQYGLIKYLKSKNFIYGY
- a CDS encoding mechanosensitive ion channel family protein, which gives rise to MDTNIGNLIFTFFKVDKIFLFIFLIVLIVVFIRVVNLWSEKFQEKLSGKRLLILQVTTVFSFATYLLGTLGAFYFVFRPSKELLLTVGGSAAVAFGFALKDLVGSVIAGFILLFDRPFQVGDRVSYGDSYGEIKSIGLRSVKLQTLNDDTVTIPNSKFLTDTVASGNSGALDMMIVTTFYVSIHEDLERVKKLLHEVVITSRFVFLEKPVTIIFEEVPLSNDFVVKVNVKAYVLDVKFEKLFLTDITIRGNKILKENHILRPGSTHINEVKTT